A genomic stretch from Cyprinus carpio isolate SPL01 chromosome A12, ASM1834038v1, whole genome shotgun sequence includes:
- the LOC109052686 gene encoding nuclear receptor-binding factor 2-like → MEVLDSPLNLAHQQCRKAERLLAAGKFEDAISCHRKAAELLKEAMKLTKCEQARLSLELQRDSHIKQQRLIEEQWKRAKREDKPRTLQHVQASDQTPRRDLQPGRTTMDVSQPSEREYDTWLYLLKNKGTVPEPCAGSKAQKDDKTRLEEQQTTIDDLRDLVDRLVCENEQLKRENEQLRAENARLKKEPYADADFVERSELWVLPRTTEERKAKDIPIPQLPPLEMPTQEIPLEDLPGLELPEDIQQELQELLDREKL, encoded by the exons ATGGAGGTGCTGGACAGTCCTCTCAATCTC GCCCATCAACAGTGCAGGAAAGCAGAGCGCTTGCTGGCTGCTGGGAAATTTGAAGATGCCATCTCCTGCCACAGAAAAGCTGCAG AACTTCTCAAGGAGGCCATGAAGCTCACCAAGTGTGAACAG GCTCGCCTGTCACTGGAGCTTCAGAGGGACAGTCACATCAAGCAGCAGAGGCTGATTGAGGAGCAATGGAAGCGAGCAAAGCGAGAGGACAAGCCCAGAACACTCCAGCATGTCCAAGCCTCAGACCAAACGCCACGCCGCGACCTACAGCCGGGCAGAACCACCATGGACGTCTCCCAACCCTCTGAACGCGAGTATGACACCTGGTTGTACCTCCTGAAGAACAAAGGCACTGTTCCAGAGCCCTGCGCAGGCAGTAAAGCCCAGAAAGATGATAAAACCCGTCTGGAAGAGCAACAGACCACCATCGATGACCTACGTGACCTGGTGGACCGACTGGTGTGCGAAAACGAGCAGCTGAAACGGGAGAACGAGCAGCTACGGGCAGAGAATGCACGGCTGAAGAAGGAACCCTACGCTGATGCCGACTTCGTGGAGCGGTCGGAGCTGTGGGTGCTTCCGCGGACGACCGAGGAGCGCAAGGCCAAGGACATTCCCATCCCACAGCTCCCTCCGCTGGAGATGCCCACTCAGGAGATCCCTCTGGAAGACCTGCCCGGCCTAGAGCTTCCTGAGGACATCCAGCAGGAATTGCAGGAGCTGTTGGACAGGGAGAAGCTGTGA